One stretch of Daphnia pulicaria isolate SC F1-1A chromosome 6, SC_F0-13Bv2, whole genome shotgun sequence DNA includes these proteins:
- the LOC124342358 gene encoding uncharacterized protein LOC124342358 isoform X2, protein MSGWAVKMQRRAAHLGSAVASCAHAPAPYPCRMEKVKFGVPFDQICKPDIPGPLLVLILKLNKEGPNKRDVFRAPGHQANMKKLIHFLQTGRLVNIANFSVHTISSVVKKFLRKLPDGVFGVEAEKQLFDVLLSSGESPDLKFKQEEVRRIISELPRCTQQLLVLLFGTFRAVSLSSSSASVVPSSGMSSEALGVSVAPSFFHTCVGAGRQATMDDVIRFKEDVEAATKIMKFLIDHFGTCNLFGTENYRYYSRITGRCLKIDDAWIMDFGRPPNALPLPGPISLEAEMTWLQYAALTWQPAFSIGGGHTSEDHGSTSESLNIYPEACGGENSDMLESARLSVSLEGDENFRMGANCGADVSCPESPISSIGSSSSGSRSSSNSQCRHVAAIRSSRPLEERRSSRSNINDATKSLTLLPQVHERQTARMRTRSEWFLSGSVPPHYPNHETSEEVLLEDGHS, encoded by the exons ATGAGTGGTTGGGCAGTCAAAATGCAACGCAGAGCTGCCCATCTGGGGAGTGCTGTTGCCTCCTGTGCACACGCACCAGCCCCTTATCCTTGCCGTATGGAAAA AGTCAAATTTGGAGTTCCATTTGATCAAATATGTAAACCAGACATTCCTGGGCCCTTGCTG GTCCTAATACTGAAGCTGAATAAAGAGGGACCAAACAAACGGGACGTGTTTCGAGCGCCCGGACACCAAGCCAACATGAAaaaattgattcattttcttcaaactGGGAGATTGGTGAACATTGCTAATTTCAGCGTTCACACCATCTCTTCTGttgtcaaaaaatttttacgtAAACTGCCTGACGGTGTGTTCGGTGTTGAGGCTGAGAAGCAGCTATTTGATGTCCTACTGTCCTCTGGTGAATCTccagatttgaaatttaaacaagaaGAAGTCCGAAG GATTATAAGTGAATTGCCCAGGTGTACGCAGCAGCTTTTAGTGTTACTTTTCGGCACCTTTCGAGCGGTTTCCCTTTCTTCGTCATCTGCTAGCGTCGTCCCCAGCAGCGGAATGAGTAGTGAAGCATTGGGCGTATCAGTTGCACCGTCTTTTTTCCACACGTGTGTAGGGGCTGGCAGACAAGCCACAATGGATGATGTCATTCGCTTCAAG GAGGACGTTGAG GCAGCTACAAAGATTATGAAGTTCCTCATCGATCACTTCGGTACGTGTAATCTTTTCGGAACGGAGAACTACCGATATTACTCACGAATCACCGGCCGATGTTTGAAAATCGACGACGCCTGGATCATGGACTTTGGTCGACCGCCCAACGCCTTGCCCTTGCCCG GTCCCATATCACTAGAAGCAGAAATGACTTGGCTTCAGTATGCCGCTCTTACGTGGCAACCTGCCTTTAGCATAG GTGGAGGACACACCTCAGAGGACCATGGCAGCACTAGTGAATCCTTAAATATTTATCCAGAAGCTTGTGGCGGCGAAAACTCTGATATGCTGGAATCAGCACGACTCAGCGTCAGTTTAGAAGGCGACGAGAATTTCAGA ATGGGCGCCAATTGTGGAGCAGATGTCAGTTGTCCTGAATCGCCCATAAGTAGCATCGGTAGCTCGAGCAGCGGAAGTCGAAGCAGTAGCAACAGCCAATGTCGGCATGTGGCCGCCATCAGGTCTTCGAGGCCGCTGGAAGAGCGAAGAAGTTCTCGCTCCAACATCAACGATGCCACAAAATCGCTCACCCTTCTACCTCAG GTGCACGAGAGACAGACGGCACGCATGCGCACCCGCTCAGAGTGGTTTCTGTCCGGCTCTGTGCCGCCTCACTACCCGAACCACGAGACCAGCGAAGAGGTTCTGCTCGAAGACGGTCATAGTTAA
- the LOC124342358 gene encoding uncharacterized protein LOC124342358 isoform X1: MSGWAVKMQRRAAHLGSAVASCAHAPAPYPCRMEKVKFGVPFDQICKPDIPGPLLVLILKLNKEGPNKRDVFRAPGHQANMKKLIHFLQTGRLVNIANFSVHTISSVVKKFLRKLPDGVFGVEAEKQLFDVLLSSGESPDLKFKQEEVRRYVHSPIVSIQDLIFCFNSNRIISELPRCTQQLLVLLFGTFRAVSLSSSSASVVPSSGMSSEALGVSVAPSFFHTCVGAGRQATMDDVIRFKAATKIMKFLIDHFGTCNLFGTENYRYYSRITGRCLKIDDAWIMDFGRPPNALPLPGPISLEAEMTWLQYAALTWQPAFSIGGGHTSEDHGSTSESLNIYPEACGGENSDMLESARLSVSLEGDENFRMGANCGADVSCPESPISSIGSSSSGSRSSSNSQCRHVAAIRSSRPLEERRSSRSNINDATKSLTLLPQVHERQTARMRTRSEWFLSGSVPPHYPNHETSEEVLLEDGHS; encoded by the exons ATGAGTGGTTGGGCAGTCAAAATGCAACGCAGAGCTGCCCATCTGGGGAGTGCTGTTGCCTCCTGTGCACACGCACCAGCCCCTTATCCTTGCCGTATGGAAAA AGTCAAATTTGGAGTTCCATTTGATCAAATATGTAAACCAGACATTCCTGGGCCCTTGCTG GTCCTAATACTGAAGCTGAATAAAGAGGGACCAAACAAACGGGACGTGTTTCGAGCGCCCGGACACCAAGCCAACATGAAaaaattgattcattttcttcaaactGGGAGATTGGTGAACATTGCTAATTTCAGCGTTCACACCATCTCTTCTGttgtcaaaaaatttttacgtAAACTGCCTGACGGTGTGTTCGGTGTTGAGGCTGAGAAGCAGCTATTTGATGTCCTACTGTCCTCTGGTGAATCTccagatttgaaatttaaacaagaaGAAGTCCGAAGGTATGTCCATTCTCCAATTGTATCAATTCAGGATCtcattttctgtttcaattCCAATAGGATTATAAGTGAATTGCCCAGGTGTACGCAGCAGCTTTTAGTGTTACTTTTCGGCACCTTTCGAGCGGTTTCCCTTTCTTCGTCATCTGCTAGCGTCGTCCCCAGCAGCGGAATGAGTAGTGAAGCATTGGGCGTATCAGTTGCACCGTCTTTTTTCCACACGTGTGTAGGGGCTGGCAGACAAGCCACAATGGATGATGTCATTCGCTTCAAG GCAGCTACAAAGATTATGAAGTTCCTCATCGATCACTTCGGTACGTGTAATCTTTTCGGAACGGAGAACTACCGATATTACTCACGAATCACCGGCCGATGTTTGAAAATCGACGACGCCTGGATCATGGACTTTGGTCGACCGCCCAACGCCTTGCCCTTGCCCG GTCCCATATCACTAGAAGCAGAAATGACTTGGCTTCAGTATGCCGCTCTTACGTGGCAACCTGCCTTTAGCATAG GTGGAGGACACACCTCAGAGGACCATGGCAGCACTAGTGAATCCTTAAATATTTATCCAGAAGCTTGTGGCGGCGAAAACTCTGATATGCTGGAATCAGCACGACTCAGCGTCAGTTTAGAAGGCGACGAGAATTTCAGA ATGGGCGCCAATTGTGGAGCAGATGTCAGTTGTCCTGAATCGCCCATAAGTAGCATCGGTAGCTCGAGCAGCGGAAGTCGAAGCAGTAGCAACAGCCAATGTCGGCATGTGGCCGCCATCAGGTCTTCGAGGCCGCTGGAAGAGCGAAGAAGTTCTCGCTCCAACATCAACGATGCCACAAAATCGCTCACCCTTCTACCTCAG GTGCACGAGAGACAGACGGCACGCATGCGCACCCGCTCAGAGTGGTTTCTGTCCGGCTCTGTGCCGCCTCACTACCCGAACCACGAGACCAGCGAAGAGGTTCTGCTCGAAGACGGTCATAGTTAA
- the LOC124341877 gene encoding diuretic hormone class 2-like isoform X2 — translation MSRFVMTIFFLLVACLALIVPGSAAPPRRPMLVDLDDPDSVMEVITRLERSLLRNSDYEHQKRGVDFGLGRGYSGSQAAKHLMGLAAANYAIGPGRKRRDTTESTPEDVKTGAIN, via the exons ATGTCCCGCTTCGTAATGACCATATTCTTTCTGTTGGTGGCCTGCTTGGCTCTCATCGTCCCAGGAAGCGCAGCACCGCCCAG GAGACCTATGTTAGTGGATCTGGATGATCCTGACAGCGTGATGGAGGTTATCACGCGATTGGAGCGCAGCTTGTTGCGCAATTCCGATTACGAACA CCAGAAAAGAGGAGTCGATTTCGGACTCGGTCGTGGCTACTCCGGGTCTCAAGCGGCTAAGCACCTAATGGGTTTAGCAGCAGCTAATTACGCTATCGGACCCGGTCGTAAGCGCCGTGACACGACGGAGTCCACTCCCGAAGACGTCAAGACCGGAGCAATcaactag
- the LOC124341877 gene encoding diuretic hormone class 2-like isoform X1 yields MSRFVMTIFFLLVACLALIVPGSAAPPRQSLKWRKFWRPMLVDLDDPDSVMEVITRLERSLLRNSDYEHQKRGVDFGLGRGYSGSQAAKHLMGLAAANYAIGPGRKRRDTTESTPEDVKTGAIN; encoded by the exons ATGTCCCGCTTCGTAATGACCATATTCTTTCTGTTGGTGGCCTGCTTGGCTCTCATCGTCCCAGGAAGCGCAGCACCGCCCAG GCAAAGCTTGAAGTGGAGGAAGTTCTG GAGACCTATGTTAGTGGATCTGGATGATCCTGACAGCGTGATGGAGGTTATCACGCGATTGGAGCGCAGCTTGTTGCGCAATTCCGATTACGAACA CCAGAAAAGAGGAGTCGATTTCGGACTCGGTCGTGGCTACTCCGGGTCTCAAGCGGCTAAGCACCTAATGGGTTTAGCAGCAGCTAATTACGCTATCGGACCCGGTCGTAAGCGCCGTGACACGACGGAGTCCACTCCCGAAGACGTCAAGACCGGAGCAATcaactag
- the LOC124344399 gene encoding growth arrest-specific protein 1-like, producing the protein MRWVTAPDRTILWTLLLLSLAATLVLASHESHSGNRRNGSKGRKRNGGRSRTSTTIAPTPPLEFLNETSSSSSFFDGDDEVDVEAAAQHQQDQPPGGVETCEVARLKCAYRVGCGMALQNYMVGCSDVITGSSQRCSDHCRNSLIALTSTEEGEALMKCKCGDTFCKDAKRRIDICRSAVLRATHNSTTVSCSVAQWICIADPLCSTALDYYNRFCRSMFAGKKCTLRCKNSISILRRQEKAAKLSTCVCDGSEDYDCPSILDNMDRLCFHKARSSSTSTSTTTAATISHHHHTTIITAEGGGLGVEERNDTSSNSGGIGDRDRTGHGHGSGHHPDHQPHGAKTRPHHPHHPEATAVVPDAEDIETNEVEIRQSPSPPTARSPSRASSSLPSAPYWLLLSAVSWLSGRLLL; encoded by the exons ATGAGGTGGGTGACGGCACCCGACCGGACGATACTCTGGACGCTGCTGCTCCTTTCGTTGGCGGCAACTTTGGTTCTGGCGTCACACGAGTCCCACTCGGGAAACCGTCGCAACGGATCCAAAGGGCGGAAGCGCAATGGAGGGCGCTCACGTACCAGCACCACAATTGCGCCAACTCCGCCATTGGAATTCCTGAACGAAACTTCCAGTAGTAGCTCGTTCTTCGATGGCGACGACGAAGTGGACGTCGAAGCGGCGGCTCAACACCAACAAGACCAGCCTCCCGGAGGAGTTGAAACGTGTGAAGTGGCCCGACTCAAATGCGCCTACCGTGTCGGCTGCGGAATGGCTCTACAG AATTACATGGTTGGTTGTTCGGACGTGATTACGGGGTCTTCGCAACGCTGCTCCGACCACTGCCGCAACTCGCTGATAGCTCTGACCAGCACCGAGGAAGGCGAAGCTCTCATGAAG tgCAAGTGCGGAGATACGTTTTGTAAAGACGCCAAACGGCGCATCGACATCTGCCGCAGTGCCGTACTGCGCGCCACGCATAACAGTACCACCGTTTCGTGCAG tgtggcgcaatggatttGCATAGCCGATCCGCTCTGCTCGACGGCGCTCGACTACTACAACCGATTCTGTCGCTCCATGTTCGCCGGAAAGAAGTGCACTCTGCGCTGCAAGAATTCCATCTCCATTCTGCGACGCCAG GAAAAGGCGGCCAAATTGAGCACGTGCGTGTGCGACGGCTCTGAGGATTACGACTGCCCATCGATTCTGGACAACATGGACCGGCTGTGTTTCCACAAGGCGcggtcgtcgtcgacgtcgacgTCGACAACGACGGCCGCCACCATCTCACATCATCACCACACGACAATCATCACGGCGGAGGGGGGCGGGCTAGGGGTGGAGGAGCGCAACgacaccagcagcaacagcggcGGGATCGGCGACCGCGACCGGACAGGGCACGGGCACGGCAGCGGCCACCACCCCGACCATCAGCCCCACGGAGCCAAAACACGGCCCCATCATCCGCACCATCCGGAAGCGACGGCGGTGGTGCCAGACGCGGAAGACATCGAAACCAACGAGGTCGAAATCAGACAATCTCCGTCGCCACCGACGGCCCGCTCGCCTAGTCGCGCCTCTTCCTCGCTGCCCAGCGCTCCTTACTGGCTCCTGTTGTCGGCCGTCTCCTGGTTGAGTGGCCGCCTGCTGCTTTAA